One Borreliella chilensis DNA window includes the following coding sequences:
- a CDS encoding cell division protein FtsK, which yields MKDFYQYFQFLFFFMLSVISFSLFVALTPLNNIFIFFVFNLIGQILLNVFSFLSFYLIVYPLVNWYAYKKHIFTKRFIFNWNYTVILFFTLIFLIKINSNVEESYLIKTFLINFGIILGNFFIFTLLILEFVIWIYLNYVFFKDINFILDAFKFLEFKIKILFENILSYFPFSNSLGVKKDIKVYGDSVEDLKGSQGFDEKNNIINDEEYQALWSFSAFLRKNKKPPNVNLAKTVFEDSDYAQSSSLNKEASNNGILNADEDLIDGIDGCCEYKYLDNLENNKLIISGKVKAGEIRTKGIISQVVTSHIYDENSVLDRKTDSYVIDISVFDQKEVKNDIEDIEYEREIKKQSVILQETLKEFNINAKLIDIIKGPVVTMYAVRPDKGIKLSKITSISDNIALRLAAIRVRIIAPIPGREAVGIEIPNKRREFILISEIIDSKEFRGNFRIPFALGKEISGENIVFDLVNSPHLLIAGATGAGKSVCVNSLIASIIFSKSPDEVKLIMIDPKIVELKLFNDIPHLLTPVITDVKKALEALRWCLDEMERRYVLLDNLLVRDIASYNKKIKDENLNLMVLPYLVIIIDEFADLILSARKELENLISRLAAMARAVGIHLVLATQRPSVDVITGVIKANFPSRISFMVASSMDSRIILGSSGAEKLLGKGDMLYISSSNPFPQRIQGGFLKEKEVYRLVEEVKKFGPPNYIDDEIFIDSAKESDLVALGPSDEPMFDEALEIVKTTKKASASYLQRRLKIGYNRAARIIELMEDMGYIGPVNGSKPREVLI from the coding sequence ATGAAGGATTTTTATCAGTATTTTCAGTTTCTGTTTTTTTTTATGCTTTCGGTTATTTCTTTTTCTCTTTTTGTAGCATTGACTCCTTTGAATAATATATTTATATTTTTCGTTTTCAATTTGATAGGTCAAATACTTCTTAATGTTTTTTCATTCTTATCATTTTATTTAATAGTTTATCCACTTGTTAATTGGTATGCTTATAAAAAGCATATTTTTACTAAACGATTTATATTTAATTGGAATTATACCGTAATATTATTTTTTACTTTAATATTTTTAATTAAAATCAATTCTAATGTTGAGGAATCTTATCTTATTAAAACATTCCTTATTAATTTTGGAATAATATTGGGGAATTTTTTTATTTTTACTCTTTTGATTTTAGAATTTGTTATTTGGATTTATTTAAATTACGTCTTTTTTAAAGATATTAATTTTATCTTAGATGCTTTTAAATTTTTAGAGTTTAAGATTAAGATTTTGTTTGAAAATATATTAAGTTATTTTCCCTTTTCAAATTCATTGGGTGTGAAAAAAGATATTAAAGTTTATGGAGATTCTGTAGAAGACCTAAAAGGTTCTCAAGGTTTTGATGAGAAAAACAATATTATCAATGATGAAGAATATCAAGCTTTATGGTCATTTAGTGCTTTCTTAAGAAAGAATAAAAAACCCCCCAATGTTAATTTAGCCAAAACTGTTTTTGAAGATTCAGACTATGCGCAGTCAAGTTCCTTAAATAAGGAAGCTTCAAATAATGGCATTTTAAATGCAGATGAGGATTTAATAGATGGGATTGATGGGTGTTGTGAGTATAAATACTTGGACAATCTTGAAAATAATAAGTTGATTATTAGTGGAAAGGTTAAGGCTGGTGAGATAAGAACTAAAGGTATAATTAGTCAAGTTGTTACTTCTCATATTTATGACGAAAATTCGGTTTTGGATAGAAAGACTGATTCTTACGTTATTGATATTTCAGTTTTTGACCAGAAAGAAGTTAAAAACGATATAGAAGATATTGAATATGAGAGAGAAATTAAAAAGCAATCAGTGATTCTTCAGGAGACATTAAAAGAGTTTAATATTAATGCTAAATTAATTGATATTATTAAAGGACCCGTTGTGACAATGTATGCTGTTCGTCCGGATAAGGGAATTAAGCTTTCCAAAATTACTTCTATTTCTGATAATATAGCTTTAAGGCTTGCAGCTATTAGGGTTAGGATTATTGCTCCGATTCCTGGCAGAGAAGCTGTGGGAATTGAAATTCCTAACAAGAGGCGTGAATTTATTTTAATTTCAGAGATTATAGACAGTAAAGAATTCAGGGGTAATTTTAGAATTCCTTTTGCTCTTGGAAAGGAAATTAGTGGTGAGAATATTGTTTTTGATCTTGTTAATTCTCCTCATTTATTAATAGCTGGTGCAACTGGGGCAGGTAAATCGGTTTGTGTGAATTCTTTAATTGCTTCGATTATTTTTTCAAAATCTCCAGATGAAGTGAAATTAATTATGATAGATCCTAAAATAGTTGAACTTAAGCTTTTTAATGATATTCCCCATTTGTTAACTCCAGTTATTACAGATGTTAAGAAGGCTTTAGAAGCTCTTAGATGGTGTCTTGATGAAATGGAGAGAAGGTACGTACTGCTTGATAATTTATTAGTAAGAGATATTGCTTCTTATAATAAAAAAATAAAAGACGAAAATTTAAATTTAATGGTCTTGCCATATCTTGTAATAATTATTGATGAATTTGCAGACCTAATTCTTTCTGCAAGAAAAGAGCTTGAAAATTTAATCTCTAGACTTGCTGCAATGGCTAGAGCTGTGGGGATTCATTTGGTTCTTGCAACTCAAAGACCTTCAGTTGACGTTATCACGGGAGTAATAAAAGCTAATTTTCCCTCAAGAATTTCTTTTATGGTAGCCAGCTCTATGGATTCTAGAATAATTCTTGGATCTTCTGGTGCTGAAAAGCTTTTGGGAAAAGGTGATATGCTTTATATTAGTTCTTCAAATCCTTTTCCTCAAAGAATTCAGGGTGGATTTTTAAAGGAAAAAGAAGTTTACAGGCTTGTTGAAGAAGTTAAAAAATTTGGTCCTCCAAATTATATTGATGATGAAATATTTATTGATAGTGCAAAAGAATCAGATTTAGTTGCTCTTGGGCCTTCTGATGAGCCAATGTTTGATGAAGCTCTTGAAATTGTTAAAACTACAAAAAAAGCGTCAGCATCTTATCTGCAAAGACGGTTAAAAATAGGTTACAATAGAGCGGCTCGAATTATTGAGCTTATGGAAGATATGGGGTACATAGGCCCTGTTAATGGATCAAAACCAAGAGAGGTGTTAATTTAA
- a CDS encoding UDP pyrophosphate phosphatase, whose translation MTNILSAIILGIVQGITEFLPISSSGHLALFRYFMYLKLPIIFDIYLHFATVLVIIIYYRKRILELFLTFIRFFLRKTVKSDLANLKLMLLILIITIVTGVIGIFISKYERIFTLPFILINFIITAVLILMLEFKLIKIDFKGNILLIGIFMGLMQGFGAFPGISRSGITIFSAMIIGFNRKSAFEISFLSLIPIVFGAVLLKYKEFYDIFMVFNNFEINLGALVAFVVGIFSINFFFKMLNNKKLYYFSIYLFALSITVGYFF comes from the coding sequence ATGACAAATATTTTAAGTGCAATTATTTTAGGTATTGTTCAAGGTATTACAGAGTTTTTACCAATATCTAGTTCGGGACATTTAGCGCTTTTTAGGTATTTTATGTATTTGAAGCTTCCAATAATATTTGATATTTATTTACACTTTGCAACAGTTTTAGTGATTATTATTTACTATCGCAAAAGGATTTTAGAACTTTTTTTAACTTTTATTAGATTCTTTTTAAGAAAAACTGTTAAATCTGATTTAGCAAATTTAAAATTAATGTTGTTAATATTAATAATAACTATTGTTACAGGAGTTATTGGAATTTTTATTTCAAAATATGAGAGAATTTTTACATTGCCTTTTATTTTAATTAATTTTATTATAACAGCGGTTTTAATCTTAATGTTAGAATTTAAATTAATTAAGATTGATTTTAAAGGTAATATTTTATTAATAGGAATTTTTATGGGCTTGATGCAAGGTTTTGGTGCATTTCCAGGAATTTCTCGTTCGGGAATTACGATTTTTTCTGCTATGATTATTGGGTTTAATAGAAAAAGTGCATTTGAAATTTCATTTTTGTCTTTAATCCCAATAGTTTTTGGAGCTGTATTATTAAAATATAAAGAATTTTATGATATTTTTATGGTTTTTAATAATTTTGAAATAAACTTAGGAGCGTTGGTTGCTTTTGTTGTTGGTATTTTCTCAATAAATTTCTTTTTTAAAATGCTTAATAACAAGAAACTGTATTATTTTTCAATATATTTATTTGCACTTTCAATTACAGTTGGTTATTTTTTTTAG
- a CDS encoding transglycosylase translates to MLNRSSFILQNFLFVLLFFTLFSCFVKKEILGSDFINMHSREFDLNNLNWLWNFDYSKKNFDKHFNIDSSSYVYVAYLFKKIGFEEKFIEYMKKAIDNGDSISSQFAGIKLIEYFNSIKEYFASELIAEKLYKKYENNKFILLGYFKSLYWQKKNDKALGLVNKLDKMEFSEYQENENILLKAVLYLNLSNASESKIYFNKLFENLPANSLHVRAYDYFIIENKSKYFGTNFLNLVKFKYEVANGNFNGAINILNKNGLSGYYDNNIVLSDVYKAFIGSGKVLNALKFFNKIRSKYKNYYLGVLNLREKNNLGLFLVKEYLEGLNLNNEINRLSMLNMAFGNLIFTKSARDYFAESVSKFYTESDKKNPGFIKVLEEYILESIQLEDYSNLYKLYSTAQRVIDGSILSKLAFINARLIYHKLIKSNVSGEYERLLHSAVNYDKWSYSSFISRYLLDQNVNEFFTSGVDFKYEQSDYEIFLEGFLKFNLCSYVKDFISEDFRNGYKFSLDFYRRVYDELLKSENYYYATLVINYLVNQDRSALMENDYKRLYPYLYGSLVEYWAKRRGLETSIVFSLIKAESSFERNAVSKPGAIGLMQVMPLTANDISKELKYFDYDLKTPKDNIIIGTYYLKKRISTTGSLYKALASYNGGIGNVRKWEKSYGHLPKELFIEAIPFTQTRNYIKKILVYSIFYDALYEKKGIDSVIVEIMGEFPKN, encoded by the coding sequence ATGCTTAATAGAAGTTCTTTTATATTGCAAAATTTTCTTTTTGTCTTATTGTTTTTTACTTTATTTTCTTGCTTTGTGAAAAAAGAAATTTTGGGTAGCGATTTTATTAATATGCATTCAAGAGAGTTTGATTTAAATAATTTAAATTGGTTGTGGAATTTTGATTATTCAAAAAAAAATTTTGATAAGCATTTTAACATAGATTCAAGTTCTTATGTATATGTTGCTTATTTGTTTAAAAAAATAGGATTCGAAGAGAAATTTATAGAGTACATGAAGAAGGCTATAGATAATGGAGATAGCATTTCATCGCAATTTGCAGGAATTAAACTTATTGAGTATTTTAACTCAATAAAAGAATATTTTGCATCTGAATTGATTGCGGAGAAACTTTATAAAAAATATGAAAATAATAAATTCATTTTGCTAGGTTATTTTAAAAGTCTTTATTGGCAAAAGAAAAATGATAAGGCTCTTGGTCTTGTAAATAAGCTTGATAAGATGGAATTTTCTGAATATCAGGAAAATGAGAATATTTTGTTAAAAGCAGTTCTTTATCTTAACCTTTCTAATGCGAGTGAATCAAAAATCTACTTTAATAAACTTTTTGAAAATTTACCTGCAAATTCTTTACATGTTAGGGCTTATGATTACTTTATTATTGAAAATAAGTCTAAGTATTTTGGAACAAATTTCTTAAATCTTGTTAAGTTTAAGTATGAAGTAGCAAATGGTAATTTTAATGGTGCAATAAATATATTGAATAAAAATGGTTTAAGTGGATATTATGACAATAATATTGTATTAAGTGATGTTTATAAGGCTTTTATTGGTTCTGGTAAAGTTTTAAATGCTTTAAAATTTTTTAATAAAATAAGAAGCAAATATAAAAATTATTATTTGGGTGTTTTAAATCTTAGAGAAAAGAATAATTTAGGCCTTTTTCTTGTGAAAGAATATCTTGAAGGTTTAAATCTTAATAATGAGATTAACCGACTTTCTATGCTTAATATGGCTTTTGGTAATTTAATTTTTACCAAGAGTGCAAGAGATTATTTTGCAGAAAGTGTGTCCAAGTTTTATACTGAGAGTGATAAAAAAAATCCTGGGTTTATTAAGGTTTTAGAAGAGTATATTTTAGAATCAATTCAACTTGAAGACTATAGCAATCTTTATAAACTTTATTCTACTGCTCAAAGAGTTATTGATGGTTCTATTTTATCTAAGCTTGCTTTTATTAATGCAAGGCTTATATATCACAAATTAATTAAATCTAATGTAAGCGGAGAATATGAGCGTCTTTTGCATTCTGCTGTTAATTATGATAAATGGTCTTATTCTTCATTTATTAGCAGATATCTATTAGATCAAAATGTTAATGAATTTTTTACAAGTGGTGTTGATTTTAAATATGAACAATCTGATTATGAGATTTTTTTAGAGGGGTTTTTAAAATTTAATCTTTGTAGTTATGTTAAAGATTTTATTTCTGAGGATTTTAGGAATGGATATAAATTTTCACTCGATTTTTATCGAAGAGTTTACGATGAACTTTTGAAGAGTGAAAATTACTACTATGCAACTCTTGTGATTAATTATCTTGTAAATCAAGATAGATCTGCTTTAATGGAGAATGACTATAAAAGACTTTATCCTTATTTGTATGGATCTTTGGTAGAATATTGGGCTAAAAGGCGAGGGCTTGAAACCAGTATTGTATTTTCTTTAATAAAAGCAGAAAGCAGTTTTGAGAGAAATGCTGTCTCAAAACCAGGTGCTATTGGCCTTATGCAGGTCATGCCGTTAACAGCTAATGATATTTCTAAAGAACTTAAATATTTTGATTATGATTTAAAGACTCCAAAGGATAATATAATAATTGGAACATATTATTTGAAAAAAAGAATATCTACAACCGGTAGCCTTTATAAGGCTCTTGCATCTTATAATGGAGGTATTGGTAATGTTAGAAAGTGGGAAAAAAGTTATGGGCATTTGCCCAAAGAGCTTTTTATTGAGGCAATTCCTTTTACTCAGACTAGAAATTATATCAAAAAAATATTAGTTTATTCGATATTTTATGACGCTTTGTATGAAAAAAAGGGAATAGATTCGGTAATAGTTGAAATTATGGGTGAATTTCCCAAAAATTAG
- a CDS encoding tetratricopeptide repeat domain protein — protein sequence MLPLFIVISSFIVFILVFLFFKIALKLTIGKNRGKIKKDDERTRKLIERAISLLKTNPNEIGALEILNNYYYKNKDYENGIKYAKKLCQLIEDNPISQEIDTFKAFLSYGFYNLKRNFNREALEFLKKAYLIKKADEDANYYLGIAFLKNEMYKEALYYLTKVYKFNKNNKDILKHIGITLFNLESYRKAAGIFNNIKKHIQGDIDALLAYAKSLSKMNQDHLALEIANKIKQKDGMIYEALLITSEIHSKNKELEKLEQNIKEIIKVKPDLPKKIFLELFYNLGELQISVENYQKATEAFTKVEDIDPNYKKIKEKLEFSKRLNENIALRIYLRSSKENFEKIANEIILKLYLNKFQVRDFKINEITSQFIDMNFHLANNQWEENLIVRFVRTEQDTFGELFLKDFISKIKENKIKGLCIAPSKFSLKAKQMIEGRLIDLVEGKKLTQILKKINISKYT from the coding sequence GTGTTACCGCTATTTATAGTAATCTCTTCATTTATAGTGTTTATTTTAGTATTTTTATTTTTCAAAATAGCATTAAAGCTAACAATAGGCAAAAATAGAGGAAAAATCAAAAAAGATGACGAGAGAACACGAAAATTAATCGAAAGAGCAATTTCTCTCTTAAAAACAAATCCAAACGAAATAGGTGCCCTTGAAATTTTAAATAATTACTACTATAAAAATAAAGACTATGAAAATGGCATAAAATATGCAAAAAAATTATGCCAATTAATAGAAGATAATCCAATAAGCCAAGAAATAGATACATTTAAAGCTTTCTTAAGCTATGGATTTTACAATCTTAAAAGAAATTTTAACAGGGAAGCTTTAGAATTTTTAAAAAAAGCTTACCTGATAAAAAAAGCAGACGAGGATGCAAATTATTACCTTGGCATAGCATTCTTAAAAAACGAAATGTACAAAGAAGCACTATATTATCTTACAAAAGTCTACAAGTTTAATAAAAACAATAAAGACATCCTAAAACACATAGGAATAACTTTATTTAATCTAGAAAGCTATAGAAAAGCTGCTGGAATATTTAATAATATAAAAAAACACATACAAGGCGACATTGATGCTCTTTTAGCATATGCCAAATCTTTGTCAAAAATGAATCAAGATCATCTGGCACTAGAAATTGCTAACAAAATAAAACAAAAAGACGGAATGATTTATGAGGCTTTACTAATTACATCCGAAATTCATTCAAAAAACAAAGAATTAGAAAAATTAGAACAAAATATTAAAGAAATAATAAAAGTAAAACCTGATTTGCCAAAAAAAATCTTCCTAGAACTCTTTTATAATCTTGGAGAACTTCAAATCTCTGTCGAAAACTACCAAAAAGCTACAGAAGCTTTTACTAAAGTTGAGGATATTGATCCAAACTACAAAAAAATTAAAGAAAAATTAGAATTTAGTAAAAGATTAAACGAGAACATAGCATTAAGAATATATTTGCGTAGTTCAAAAGAAAATTTTGAAAAAATAGCTAATGAAATTATTTTAAAGCTTTATTTAAACAAATTTCAAGTAAGAGATTTTAAAATAAATGAAATAACATCGCAATTTATTGATATGAACTTCCACCTGGCAAACAATCAGTGGGAAGAAAATTTAATAGTACGCTTTGTGAGAACTGAACAAGATACTTTTGGTGAATTATTCTTAAAAGATTTTATTTCAAAAATCAAAGAAAATAAGATAAAAGGGCTTTGCATTGCTCCATCAAAATTCTCTTTAAAGGCCAAACAAATGATTGAAGGAAGGCTTATTGATCTGGTAGAAGGCAAAAAACTAACTCAAATACTTAAAAAAATTAACATATCCAAATACACATAA
- a CDS encoding peptidase M23 — MIIPKKKQRVEKRKKHFLFNSKKNVNFELKDFANMRNIGKKRKKVFKFKNFFKKDLIFLKKFFLFFSKFKIQNVNHYEYKYYYNSLREKVFGIFSAKFNYKLIFKLNAVVFIFILTFYINIFSYYGSYIFLNRLTLPKDYFIDTFLYYSDQDIAQISSYLLESNISENVPGLKKNFVLKVLDHKIKPGETLSHVAARYQITSETLISFNEIKDVRNIKPNSVIKVPNMKGIVYIVKKNDSLSSIASAYNVPKVDILDSNNLDNEVLFLGQKLFIPGGRLPKDLLKEVLGETFIYPVQGVITSGYGYRPDPFTRVISFHNGIDIANLANTPIKASREGIVVTVGFNAGGYGKYIVISHSNGFQTLYAHLNSFAVKVGKRVVRGEVIGYMGSTGYSTGNHLHFTIFKNGKTENPMKYLR, encoded by the coding sequence ATGATTATACCAAAAAAAAAGCAAAGGGTAGAAAAGCGTAAAAAACATTTTTTATTCAATAGCAAAAAGAATGTCAATTTTGAATTGAAAGATTTTGCCAATATGAGAAATATTGGTAAAAAAAGAAAAAAAGTTTTCAAATTTAAAAACTTTTTTAAAAAAGATTTGATTTTTTTAAAAAAGTTTTTTTTATTTTTCAGTAAGTTTAAAATACAAAATGTTAATCATTATGAATATAAATATTATTATAATAGCTTAAGAGAAAAAGTTTTTGGCATTTTTAGTGCTAAATTCAATTACAAGCTTATTTTTAAGCTTAATGCAGTAGTATTTATTTTTATATTAACATTTTATATTAACATTTTTTCTTACTACGGTTCATATATTTTTTTAAATAGACTTACTTTGCCAAAAGATTATTTTATTGATACATTTTTATATTATAGTGATCAAGATATAGCACAAATTAGTAGTTATTTGCTTGAATCTAATATTTCAGAAAATGTTCCTGGATTAAAAAAAAATTTTGTATTAAAAGTTCTTGACCATAAAATTAAGCCTGGAGAAACACTCTCTCATGTTGCAGCTAGGTATCAGATAACCAGTGAAACTTTGATTTCTTTTAATGAAATTAAAGATGTAAGAAATATTAAACCAAATTCAGTTATTAAAGTTCCTAATATGAAAGGAATTGTTTATATTGTTAAAAAAAATGACTCTCTATCGTCTATAGCTAGTGCTTATAATGTTCCAAAGGTAGATATTTTAGATTCTAATAATCTTGATAATGAAGTTTTATTTTTAGGGCAAAAATTGTTTATTCCTGGAGGAAGATTGCCCAAAGATTTGTTAAAAGAGGTGTTGGGAGAGACTTTTATTTATCCTGTACAAGGGGTTATTACTTCAGGATATGGTTATCGACCAGACCCGTTTACAAGAGTTATTAGCTTTCATAATGGGATAGATATTGCAAATTTAGCCAATACCCCTATTAAAGCTTCAAGAGAGGGTATTGTTGTAACTGTGGGATTTAATGCGGGGGGGTATGGGAAATATATTGTTATTTCTCACAGTAATGGATTTCAAACTCTTTATGCGCATTTGAATTCTTTTGCTGTTAAAGTTGGGAAAAGGGTTGTAAGGGGGGAGGTAATAGGCTATATGGGAAGTACTGGCTATAGCACAGGAAATCACCTACATTTTACCATTTTTAAGAATGGCAAAACCGAAAATCCCATGAAGTATTTAAGGTAG
- a CDS encoding signal peptidase, translating into MRIFKAHKYELASILTASILLITLIKLFLSFYIVKGESMLPIILEKYWVVSYKFAYGLRLENQQKYLFLWKNPQKNEMVLIKDPITNKIAIKKIFAIPGEEFKQIEKNEIYIHHLNFKIDENILKNNTKKIPDNHYLVIGENKQTSLDSRDYGFIKIDNILGKIIYYF; encoded by the coding sequence ATGAGAATATTTAAAGCCCACAAATATGAACTCGCGTCAATTTTAACCGCTTCTATATTGCTAATAACCTTAATAAAGTTATTCTTATCATTTTACATAGTAAAAGGCGAATCAATGTTACCAATAATATTGGAAAAATATTGGGTTGTAAGTTACAAATTTGCATATGGATTGAGACTTGAAAATCAACAAAAATATCTTTTTTTATGGAAAAATCCACAAAAAAATGAAATGGTACTTATTAAAGATCCTATAACAAATAAAATTGCCATCAAAAAAATTTTCGCAATTCCGGGAGAGGAATTTAAGCAAATAGAAAAAAACGAAATATACATACATCACTTAAACTTCAAAATAGATGAAAATATTTTAAAAAACAATACTAAAAAAATCCCCGATAACCACTATCTGGTCATAGGAGAAAATAAACAGACCTCATTAGACTCAAGAGATTATGGTTTTATAAAAATTGATAACATATTGGGAAAAATAATTTATTACTTTTAA
- a CDS encoding heat shock protein Hsp70 — protein MKKWIGIDLGTTNTVASYFDVSSKIILNERGERMTPSIVSFLDKDVLVGSAAKNQILVNPQKTFYDFKTNIGSNAFYKVGGEFYRAEYISAHLLSSVKRNAEKFLDEEIENAVITVPAYFSEVQRRGVVEAANLAGLNCKAILNEPTAAAIAYAFERQIDGIFLIYDLGGGTFDVTLMEKQSDTYTVLSVKGQSRLGGNDFNKIIEKHVLDSFKNEYPDFNLEDIFLLEQLRERIEEGKKNLSIMEEVDITLLFLDGKHLNYKLKRNEFNSMISEYVDKTIQLSMECIVDSGVDINSVSKIILSGGSTRIPLIERVLKESFPSVAILDALNQDEVVAIGASIHAFSLSRNDSVIKFKDVTPYSLGLEIRDNEFFTLIERNTALPISKSKLFTTTNDYQDEIEIHILQGEYKKASLNYSIGRFSFGNIQKALKGIPKIEVLFTLNESGILSVNAKDLETNSSNFIEIKITSSSDNVAKDSLSNTFTSVVD, from the coding sequence ATGAAAAAATGGATAGGTATTGATCTTGGAACTACAAATACTGTAGCGTCGTATTTTGATGTTAGTTCTAAGATAATATTAAATGAAAGGGGTGAGCGAATGACCCCTTCTATTGTCTCTTTTTTAGATAAGGATGTTCTTGTTGGAAGTGCTGCTAAGAATCAAATATTAGTTAATCCTCAAAAAACATTCTATGATTTTAAAACTAATATAGGTTCTAATGCTTTTTATAAAGTAGGTGGTGAATTTTATAGAGCAGAATACATTTCAGCCCATTTGCTATCTAGCGTCAAAAGGAATGCTGAAAAATTTTTAGATGAAGAAATTGAAAATGCTGTAATAACGGTTCCTGCATATTTTTCCGAGGTTCAAAGAAGAGGTGTTGTTGAGGCTGCAAATCTTGCTGGTTTGAATTGTAAGGCAATACTTAATGAGCCAACAGCAGCTGCTATTGCGTATGCCTTTGAAAGACAGATTGATGGAATTTTTCTTATTTATGATCTTGGGGGTGGAACTTTTGATGTGACTCTTATGGAAAAGCAAAGCGATACTTATACTGTTCTTTCAGTTAAAGGACAAAGCCGTCTTGGAGGAAATGATTTTAATAAAATCATAGAAAAGCATGTTTTAGATAGTTTTAAAAATGAATATCCTGATTTTAATTTGGAAGATATTTTTCTTCTTGAGCAGTTAAGAGAACGAATTGAAGAGGGCAAAAAAAATTTATCTATTATGGAAGAAGTTGACATTACTTTGCTTTTTCTTGATGGTAAGCATTTGAATTATAAACTTAAAAGGAATGAATTTAATTCAATGATAAGTGAATATGTTGACAAAACTATTCAGTTATCTATGGAATGTATTGTTGATTCTGGGGTTGATATTAATAGTGTTTCAAAAATTATACTCTCTGGTGGCTCAACAAGGATTCCTTTGATTGAAAGAGTTTTAAAGGAATCTTTTCCTTCTGTTGCAATTTTAGATGCTTTAAATCAAGATGAAGTTGTAGCTATTGGAGCAAGCATTCACGCTTTTAGTCTTTCTAGAAACGATTCTGTTATTAAATTTAAAGATGTGACCCCTTATTCTCTTGGACTTGAGATAAGGGATAATGAATTCTTTACTTTAATAGAGAGAAATACTGCTTTACCAATTTCTAAGAGCAAATTATTTACTACTACCAATGATTATCAAGATGAAATTGAGATCCATATACTTCAAGGTGAATATAAAAAAGCTTCTTTGAATTATTCTATAGGTAGGTTTTCTTTTGGCAATATTCAAAAAGCTTTAAAAGGAATTCCTAAAATAGAGGTGCTTTTTACTTTAAATGAAAGCGGTATTTTAAGTGTTAATGCAAAAGATTTGGAGACAAATTCTTCCAACTTTATTGAAATAAAAATTACAAGTTCATCTGATAATGTAGCAAAAGACAGTCTTTCAAATACTTTTACAAGTGTTGTAGATTAA
- a CDS encoding ATP-binding protein, which produces MEDQAQSLRDMMRLNGKFNFSVDEKVQNSKTRFIAVSSGKGGVGKSNIAIGLALKYAELGKKVLILDADIGMANVNILLGVIPKYSIYHMIAQSRDIREVITKTEYNIDLLAGASGTMELLDLSDIDVNKFIKELLKIYEYDIVVIDTSAGISRQVISFLLSSDDVVIVTTPEPTSITDAYGIIKVLSYKMENLKNLRLIVNRVANVSEAKGVAKKVIDISGQFLNLNIDYLGYIYEDQNIRSSVFKQKPFVLVNPNSKASYCLDSIIATLEEVSLDSRKRRGVIGFILRFFGVE; this is translated from the coding sequence ATGGAAGATCAAGCTCAAAGTTTGCGAGATATGATGAGATTAAATGGTAAATTTAATTTTTCAGTTGATGAGAAAGTTCAAAACAGTAAAACAAGATTTATTGCTGTTAGTAGTGGTAAAGGTGGTGTTGGCAAAAGCAATATTGCAATTGGACTTGCTCTTAAATACGCTGAGCTTGGCAAGAAGGTGCTAATACTTGATGCTGATATTGGAATGGCTAATGTTAATATTTTACTTGGAGTTATTCCTAAGTATAGTATATATCACATGATTGCTCAAAGTCGTGATATTAGAGAGGTGATAACAAAAACAGAGTACAATATTGATCTTTTAGCCGGTGCTTCTGGTACAATGGAGCTTTTAGATCTTTCTGATATTGATGTTAATAAATTTATAAAAGAACTATTAAAAATATATGAATATGATATAGTTGTAATAGATACTAGTGCTGGGATTTCAAGGCAAGTTATCTCATTTTTGCTTTCCAGTGATGATGTTGTTATTGTTACGACTCCAGAGCCTACTTCGATTACCGATGCTTATGGGATAATAAAGGTTTTGTCTTATAAGATGGAAAATTTAAAAAATTTAAGACTTATTGTCAACAGAGTAGCTAATGTTAGTGAGGCTAAGGGGGTTGCCAAAAAAGTTATAGATATTTCAGGACAATTTTTAAATTTAAATATTGATTATTTGGGATATATTTATGAGGATCAAAACATTAGAAGCTCTGTTTTCAAACAAAAGCCTTTTGTTTTGGTAAATCCAAATAGCAAAGCTAGTTATTGTCTTGATTCTATTATTGCTACTCTTGAAGAGGTTTCTCTAGATAGTAGGAAGAGAAGGGGTGTTATAGGTTTTATATTAAGATTTTTTGGTGTGGAATAG